Proteins encoded by one window of Pecten maximus chromosome 15, xPecMax1.1, whole genome shotgun sequence:
- the LOC117344258 gene encoding pancreas transcription factor 1 subunit alpha-like translates to MEMDTYLYGIEDDFLDFYDPTVDYADSLESPCSTNESDSENFNLEHSCKTKHSKRPVKRIQQRSAANQRERRRMKSINDAFDILRDSIPTSVNADRRLSKVDTLKLAIRYISYLADMVETSSEYSQDSQYSKNNRPQEKVIVRCHFDDYASPSDGTTDYMGHSLSWDHADQEPVRTVDNKQCAKVWVPGHPSETDLLNLSATYSGDYGTLS, encoded by the exons ATGGAGATGGATACGTACTTATATGGAATTGAAGACGACTTTTTGGACTTTTATGATCCGACAGTGGACTATGCAGATAGTTTAGAATCGCCTTGTTCTACGAATGAATCTGATTCGGAAAATTTCAATTTGGAACATTcctgtaaaacaaaacatagcAAGCGTCCAGTAAAAAGAATTCAGCAACGTTCTGCAGCAAATCAAAGAGAGCGAAGACGCATGAAATCAATCAACGATGCCTTTGACATCCTTAGAGACAGTATACCCACAAGTGTCAATGCTGACCGAAGGTTGTCTAAAGTTGACACTCTAAAATTAGCTATCAGATATATAAGTTATCTTGCGGACATGGTGGAAACCAGCAGCGAATATTCTCAGGACAGTCAGTACTCAAAAAACAACAGACCACAAGAGAAAGTCATCGTCCGGTGTCATTTTGACG ATTATGCCAGCCCGTCCGACGGTACGACGGATTACATGGGGCATTCCTTATCATGGGACCACGCAGACCAAGAACCGGTGCGAACTGTAGATAACAAACAATGCGCTAAAGTTTGGGTTCCAGGACATCCCTCAGAAACAGACTTATTAAACCTCTCGGCCACATATTCTGGTGACTATGGGACACTGTCGTGA